In one Drosophila pseudoobscura strain MV-25-SWS-2005 chromosome X, UCI_Dpse_MV25, whole genome shotgun sequence genomic region, the following are encoded:
- the velo gene encoding uncharacterized protein velo isoform X1: MEQYLVPIEEPVYSDLQVVQVPQEEVGSLVLQDDQQLVFNDQQQVVYQTTAPAQYQQPQQATAPAHYIIGGDDLAVQQQQQQQQHQQQQVVMHHQQHQVQQVHYQQQDAQQQQQQIHLEQQQPQQYVQHQQQQPAIQHTQQIYYTSEQVLQPNTIVQHASMQQLQQQQKKQQQQVLQQQQQQYHAPTYQQQTAQLVQTSPQQQQQLLQSPQQQQHQQTQQQAQTLHLQTSPAQQQQQQQPQVVYRMTTTQQQQRPLTNNMHVIVQQQPVLIQAQQHQELIMRQATAIHPYNNRVVYATSPQQQHVLQQHVQQQQQQQQQQQQQQMQLQATAQTAHLVQTRVVPQQTQNVVYQQLQVQKVPQQQQTQQQQQVVHTQQPQLVATAPGGGTLVRAAFRGKSARGGTVVARTMIATSGGVRPTLSPTIVRHVRPRGAAGTVQGGIVRNMRPAGVRPTRAQLVVQTSSPEGSQTMQIVTQTQMTKHITISANLGQPTIPGQQVSQRPLYPQQHPQQHQQQHQQMLMMRQSSVRYRAPVSLTSAVSAPVPTAVTATPAAATTTSMGIDMEERIQAAVLKKEQQKPPPNQMPIQLAQGTSLTTYYPGNTAPQATTEEEQQQQQQQQQQQLQQQQQQQHQQQQQQQHLQQQQMQQQQQQVQAVRTASGASMSLAEFKKRQTMTVSPAPTSVPTSGGLTPLRPVTPGTMVRAAPKLLATQPPTGGVVPIGTRIMQPQRAIAPPLQAASAAAPAPPPPAAAAIAPPSASVVDPGDSQSSSQSGSSVQQTSHNNYEIHSQHVLNNRAGQAIPERDRNSAKMLVILASGEQRLITFTLPRESCTVQDLLEQVSVPFDNTTTIQCVEHRGANVDFVVTVGFSVNESASELISRAEESLQMNRQQESAAASGAQSQPAPTSTTPSPAYTQANAAAEQAKREAASAAAPNGGTTNGTAAGAGVASVANEGRKLIDGYYAVCKQCGFTGMDHAKCERCKRVFLEPPKRQSYLTKSNATSSPASSTSIEPATPTEKRELAAAARYGKQLSGVTFPSGARGRGGLAAMRGRARGGRRAPEADPVVLLSSEDEADGDDTTVDGGASQPSQHSSNYNNLLNGKAPLAAVAFACETMLPEVDEEPLYRDFVRGDVMDLSDVPKSEQFSTAITCSCVRLIPYRFETIEPVTFTSKGIRINGILKDMDEKFTLNIYKHEVIKVIAHFGSSDQPQTLLTLYLLKTCALYVKTQLCLPDDQPSEQTGFKSQTSFHTRRLVLLFDSIPAATRETIKTMFSCVDEISAIDAADIFDRIADSDRKATRTQPSVRQLRADEQMNLLMYPPKGTGSLSVSMEDFVCLRKESYVNDIIIDFYLLWLRNTLIPEATRERTHIFSTFFYKRLTTLTRPTDMRQTAAQKRHARVQKWTKVVDIFDKDFIIVPINEQSHWFLAIICFPNLKGPVTYDTNQPVEPQHLKRARGKKVSMQIGNTTITPLTKRGEGGALPAALNSEICRLGDDGESERDEAEGDDSDMASEDSYNSNSAKEPTATGKEQAAATPTSTSTPTPQVSSGPARSSGAEEVPAVKQPLILIFDSLAGASRSRVVATLRDYLTCEYRVKKPDAQAHVFNKDNMPGHCVKVPQQNNFTDCGLYLLQYVEQFFAEPIRDYRLPIKQLTNWFDFITVTKKREDISNLIQKLMDETNTQQRLILPVIEFPTLNGQLVEYPEEAESAEFEEEEGHEDDELNSESYEENNAVAEMEVDPVGDDLPVAKTPTAVVVSTTATTVNSGAATVTSKTKRFVLKRSLQNGLGTTMTSNGSVMLPQLVSTTTASGALGGAGTHLGQRANSGSLKIRKIEP, from the exons ATGGAGCAGTATCTAGTGCCGATAGAGGAGCCCGTCTACTCGGATTTGCAGGTGGTGCAAGTGCCCCAAGAGGAGGTTGGG TCTCTGGTGCTCCAGGATGACCAGCAATTGGTGTTCAACGACCAGCAGCAGGTGGTGTATCAAACCACGGCGCCGGCCCAATACCAGCAGCCCCAACAGGCCACAGCTCCGGCCCACTATATCATCGGCGGGGACGATCTCgcggtgcagcagcagcaacaacagcagcagcaccagcagcagcaagtcgTGATgcaccatcagcagcaccaaGTGCAGCAAGTGCATTACCAACAGCAGGAtgcacaacagcaacagcaacagatccatttggagcagcaacagccgcagcaatatgtgcaacatcagcagcaacagcccgCCATTCAGCACACCCAGCAGATATATTACACCTCCGAGCAGGTCCTACAGCCCAATACTATTGTGCAGCATGCATCCATGCAGcaattgcaacagcaacagaagaaacagcaacagcaggtcctccagcaacagcagcagcagtaccacGCACCCACCTACCAACAGCAAACGGCACAATTGGTACAGACGagtccccagcagcagcaacaactgctgcagagtccccagcagcagcagcatcagcagactCAACAGCAGGCCCAGACCTTGCATCTACAGACATCGCCcgctcagcagcagcaacaacagcagccgcaggtCGTCTACCGCATGACcaccacacagcagcagcaacggccgCTTACG AACAATATGCATGTGAttgtccagcagcagccggtgCTTATCCAGGCGCAACAGCACCAGGAGCTCATCATGCGCCAGGCCACGGCCATTCATCCGTACAACAATCGCGTGGTTTATGCCACATctccacaacagcagcatgtcctccagcagcacgtgcaacagcagcagcagcaacaacagcagcagcagcagcaacaaatgcaGCTGCAGGCCACAGCACAGACGGCACACCTCGTCCAGACGCGTGTGGTGCCACAGCAGACACAAAACGTGGTCTACCAGCAGTTGCAAGTGCAGAAGGtgccccagcagcaacagacgcaacagcagcagcaggtggtgCACACACAGCAGCCACAACTGGTGGCCACAGCTCCCGGAGGAGGAACCCTCGTGCGAGCCGCATTTCGCGGCAAGTCCGCAAGGGGAGGAACTGTTGTCGCGCGAACAATGATTGCCACAAGCGGAGGGGTACGACCCACGCTCAGTCCCACAATTGTGCGTCACGTGCGTCCCAGAGGAGCCGCAGGCACAGTCCAAGGCGGGATTGTAAGGAATATGCGTCCGGCGGGAGTTCGTCCAACGCGAGCCCAGCTAGTGGTGCAAACTAGCTCCCCGGAGGGCAGCCAGACAATGCAGATCGTGACCCAGACACAGATGACGAAGCATATAACCATTAGCGCGAATCTCGGCCAGCCGACGATCCCAGGGCAGCAGGTCTCGCAGCGGCCATTGTATccgcagcagcatccacagcagcatcagcagcagcaccaacagatGCTGATGATGCGACAGTCGTCGGTGCGATATCGGGCGCCCGTCTCCCTCACCTCGGCTGTGTCGGCGCCCGTCCCCACCGCTGTGACAGCCACACCGGCTGCAGCAACCACAACCAGCATGGGGATAGATATGGAGGAGCGTATCCAAGCGGCTGTCTtgaagaaggagcagcagaagccgcCCCCTAATCAGATGCCCATACAGCTGGCGCAGGGCACTAGCCTGACGACCTACTATCCAGGCAACACCGCTCCACAGGCCACCACggaagaggagcagcagcagcagcagcagcagcaacagcaacagttgcaacaacagcagcagcagcagcatcaacaacaacaacagcaacagcatttgcaacagcaacaaatgcaacagcagcagcagcaggtccaGGCGGTGCGCACTGCGAGTGGAGCCAGCATGTCGCTGGCGGAGTTCAAGAAGCGCCAGACGATGACAGTATCGCCGGCACCCACATCCGTGCCGACTAGTGGAGGCCTGACGCCCTTGAGACCCGTGACACCGGGAACTATGGTGCGTGCCGCACCGAAACTGTTGGCCACACAGCCGCCCACTGGAGGAGTTGTGCCGATAGGGACACGCATTATGCAGCCGCAAAGAGCCATAGCGCCCCCTCTACAGGCGGCGTCAGCAGCCGCACCGGCACCCCCaccgccggcagcagcagcaatagcacCACCCTCTGCCTCCGTGGTGGACCCCGGCGATTCGCAATCATCCTCGCAGTCGGGATCATCCGTGCAGCAGACGTCGCACAACAACTACGAGATTCACTCGCAGCATGTGCTCAACAATCGAGCGGGTCAGGCGATACCCGAGAGGGATCGGAACAGTGCCAAGATGCTGGTGATACTCGCATCGGGAGAACAGCGACTGATCACCTTCACCCTGCCCCGGGAGTCGTGCACTGTGCAGGATCTGCTGGAGCAGGTCTCTGTGCCGTTTGACAACACTACAACAATCCAGTGTGTCGAGCATCGAGGTGCCAATGTGGATTTTGTAGTTACTGTTGGCTTTTCTGTCAACGAATCTGCCAGTGAACTGATATCCAGAGCAGAGGAAAGTCTACAAATGAATCGACAGCAGGAAAGTGCTGCCGCCAGTGGGGCACAATCGCAGCCTGCGCCCACATCTACGACACCGTCGCCGGCGTACACGCAGGCCAATGCAGCGGCGGAGCAGGCCAAGAGAGAGGCGGCCAGTGCAGCGGCACCGAACGGTGGAACAACCAACGGCACAGCCGCGGGAGCAGGTGTCGCGTCGGTGGCCAATGAAGGACGAAAGCTGATCGACGGCTACTATGCGGTGTGCAAACAGTGCGGCTTCACGGGCATGGACCATGCCAAATGCGAGCGCTGCAAGCGCGTCTTCCTGGAGCCCCCCAAGCGCCAGTCATACCTCACCAAGTCGAATGCCACATCCTCGCCGGCATCATCCACCTCCATCGAgccagccacgcccacggaGAAGCGCGAGCTGGCAGCAGCCGCACGTTACGGCAAACAGCTGAGTGGTGTGACCTTTCCATCGGGAGCCAGAGGCCGCGGTGGCCTGGCTGCTATGCGGGGACGAGCCCGTGGAGGCAGGCGAGCGCCAGAGGCGGATCCTGTGGTGCTGCTGAGCAGCGAGGATGAGGCGGACGGCGATGATACCACAGTCGATGGCGGTGCTAGT CAGCCATCCCAACACTCGAGCAACTACAACAATTTATTGAATGGAAAAGCCCCTCTGGCCGCCGTGGCCTTTGCCTGCGAGACCATGCTGCCCGAGGTAGACGAAGAACCGCTGTACAGAG ATTTTGTGCGCGGCGATGTCATGGACTTGTCGGATGTACCAAAAAGTGAACAATTCTCAACAGCGATCACCTGCAGCTGTGTGCGTCTGATCCCCTATCGTTTCGAAACAATTGAGCCG GTCACCTTCACCTCGAAGGGCATTCGAATAAATGGCATATTGAAGGACATGGACGAGAAGTTCACCCTAAACATTTACAAGCATGAGGTGATCAAAGTCATTGCACATTTCGGTAGCTCTGACCAGCCCCAGACCCTGCTAACGCTCTATTTGCTCAAGACATGCGCACTGTACGTGAAAACGCAGCTCTGTCTGCCCGATGATCAACCAAGCGAAC AGACTGGCTTCAAATCGCAAACCTCTTTCCACACACGACGGCTCGTTTTGCTGTTCGATAGCATACCCGCCGCCACGCGAGAGACCATCAAGACGATGTTCAGCTGCGTGGACGAGATCTCAGCCATAGATGCGGCTGATATATTCGATCGCATTGCCGACTCCGATCGCAAGGCAACAAGAACACAGCCGTCGGTGCGGCAGCTGCGTGCCGATGAGCAGATGAATCTTCTCATGTATCCGCCCAAAGGAACGGGCAGTCTTTCCGTCAGCATGGAGGACTTTGTGTGCCTGAGGAAAGAGTCCTACGTAAACGACATAATTATTGACTTTTACCTGTTGTGGCTCCGAAACACACTGATACCGGAGGCAACACGCGAACGTACGCACATATTTAGTACGTTCTTTTATAAGCGACTGACGACGCTGACACGTCCCACCGACATGCGGCAGACAGCGGCCCAGAAGCGGCATGCCAGGGTCCAAAAGTGGACCAAAGTGGTGGACATATTCGACAAGGACTTTATAATTGTGCCGATCAACGAGCAGTCGCATTGGTTCCTCGCCATCATCTGTTTCCCGAACCTCAAGGGACCCGTCACCTACGACACCAATCAGCCCGTGGAGCCGCAGCACCTGAAGCGTGCGCGCGGCAAGAAGGTTTCTATGCAGATAGGCAACACCACCATCACACCGCTGACGAAGAGGGGCGAGGGTGGAGCCCTGCCAGCGGCACTCAACTCGGAAATTTGCCGCCTAGGCGACGACGGGGAGAGTGAGCGAGACGAGGCCGAAGGCGATGACAGCGACATGGCCTCCGAGGACAGTTACAACTCGAATTCTGCAAAGGAACCAACTGCCACCGGAAAGGAACAAGCGgcagccacacccacatccacatccacacccacGCCACAGGTTAGCAGCGGCCCAGCAAGGAGCAGCGGTGCGGAAGAGGTGCCGGCGGTAAAGCAGCCCCTGATCCTCATCTTTGACTCGTTGGCCGGGGCATCGCGCAGTCGCGTGGTGGCCACGCTGCGGGATTACCTCACCTGCGAATACAGAGTAAAGAAGCCGGATGCGCAGGCGCACGTCTTCAACAAGGATAACATGCCCGGACACTGCGTCAAAGTGCCGCAGCAGAACAACTTCACCGACTGCGGCCTCTACCTGCTGCAGTACGTGGAGCAGTTCTTTGCTGAACCCATCAGAGACTACAGACTGCCCATCAAGCAGCTGACGAACTGGTTCGACTTCATCACCGTCACCAAGAAGCGCGAGGACATTTCCAATCTCATCCAGAAGCTGATGGACGAGACCAACACCCAGCAGCGCCTGATCCTGCCGGTCATAGAGTTTCCCACCCTCAATGGGCAGCTGGTGGAGTATCCCGAGGAGGCTGAGAGTGCAGAGtttgaggaggaggagggtcACGAGGACGATGAGCTCAATAGCGAAAGT TATGAGGAAAACAATGCTGTCGCTGAAATGGAAGTGGATCCCGTGGGCGATGATCTGCCTGTGGCCAAAACCCCAACAGCAGTGGTCGTTAGCACCACCGCAACGACCGTGAACAGTGGAGCGGCGACGGTGACTTCGAAGACCAAGCGGTTCGTGCTGAAGCGTTCGCTGCAGAACGGCCTGGGGACCACTATGACGAGCAATGGGTCTGTAATGCTGCCACAGCTGGTGAGCACAACGACGGCGAGCGGCGCGCTTGGCGGGGCAGGGACACATCTGGGGCAACGTGCCAATAGCGGCAGCCTCAAGATACGCAAGATCGAGCCTTAG
- the velo gene encoding uncharacterized protein velo isoform X2 has translation MEQYLVPIEEPVYSDLQVVQVPQEEVGSLVLQDDQQLVFNDQQQVVYQTTAPAQYQQPQQATAPAHYIIGGDDLAVQQQQQQQQHQQQQVVMHHQQHQVQQVHYQQQDAQQQQQQIHLEQQQPQQYVQHQQQQPAIQHTQQIYYTSEQVLQPNTIVQHASMQQLQQQQKKQQQQVLQQQQQQYHAPTYQQQTAQLVQTSPQQQQQLLQSPQQQQHQQTQQQAQTLHLQTSPAQQQQQQQPQVVYRMTTTQQQQRPLTNNMHVIVQQQPVLIQAQQHQELIMRQATAIHPYNNRVVYATSPQQQHVLQQHVQQQQQQQQQQQQQQMQLQATAQTAHLVQTRVVPQQTQNVVYQQLQVQKVPQQQQTQQQQQVVHTQQPQLVATAPGGGTLVRAAFRGKSARGGTVVARTMIATSGGVRPTLSPTIVRHVRPRGAAGTVQGGIVRNMRPAGVRPTRAQLVVQTSSPEGSQTMQIVTQTQMTKHITISANLGQPTIPGQQVSQRPLYPQQHPQQHQQQHQQMLMMRQSSVRYRAPVSLTSAVSAPVPTAVTATPAAATTTSMGIDMEERIQAAVLKKEQQKPPPNQMPIQLAQGTSLTTYYPGNTAPQATTEEEQQQQQQQQQQQLQQQQQQQHQQQQQQQHLQQQQMQQQQQQVQAVRTASGASMSLAEFKKRQTMTVSPAPTSVPTSGGLTPLRPVTPGTMVRAAPKLLATQPPTGGVVPIGTRIMQPQRAIAPPLQAASAAAPAPPPPAAAAIAPPSASVVDPGDSQSSSQSGSSVQQTSHNNYEIHSQHVLNNRAGQAIPERDRNSAKMLVILASGEQRLITFTLPRESCTVQDLLEQVSVPFDNTTTIQCVEHRGANVDFVVTVGFSVNESASELISRAEESLQMNRQQESAAASGAQSQPAPTSTTPSPAYTQANAAAEQAKREAASAAAPNGGTTNGTAAGAGVASVANEGRKLIDGYYAVCKQCGFTGMDHAKCERCKRVFLEPPKRQSYLTKSNATSSPASSTSIEPATPTEKRELAAAARYGKQLSGVTFPSGARGRGGLAAMRGRARGGRRAPEADPVVLLSSEDEADGDDTTVDGGASPSQHSSNYNNLLNGKAPLAAVAFACETMLPEVDEEPLYRDFVRGDVMDLSDVPKSEQFSTAITCSCVRLIPYRFETIEPVTFTSKGIRINGILKDMDEKFTLNIYKHEVIKVIAHFGSSDQPQTLLTLYLLKTCALYVKTQLCLPDDQPSEQTGFKSQTSFHTRRLVLLFDSIPAATRETIKTMFSCVDEISAIDAADIFDRIADSDRKATRTQPSVRQLRADEQMNLLMYPPKGTGSLSVSMEDFVCLRKESYVNDIIIDFYLLWLRNTLIPEATRERTHIFSTFFYKRLTTLTRPTDMRQTAAQKRHARVQKWTKVVDIFDKDFIIVPINEQSHWFLAIICFPNLKGPVTYDTNQPVEPQHLKRARGKKVSMQIGNTTITPLTKRGEGGALPAALNSEICRLGDDGESERDEAEGDDSDMASEDSYNSNSAKEPTATGKEQAAATPTSTSTPTPQVSSGPARSSGAEEVPAVKQPLILIFDSLAGASRSRVVATLRDYLTCEYRVKKPDAQAHVFNKDNMPGHCVKVPQQNNFTDCGLYLLQYVEQFFAEPIRDYRLPIKQLTNWFDFITVTKKREDISNLIQKLMDETNTQQRLILPVIEFPTLNGQLVEYPEEAESAEFEEEEGHEDDELNSESYEENNAVAEMEVDPVGDDLPVAKTPTAVVVSTTATTVNSGAATVTSKTKRFVLKRSLQNGLGTTMTSNGSVMLPQLVSTTTASGALGGAGTHLGQRANSGSLKIRKIEP, from the exons ATGGAGCAGTATCTAGTGCCGATAGAGGAGCCCGTCTACTCGGATTTGCAGGTGGTGCAAGTGCCCCAAGAGGAGGTTGGG TCTCTGGTGCTCCAGGATGACCAGCAATTGGTGTTCAACGACCAGCAGCAGGTGGTGTATCAAACCACGGCGCCGGCCCAATACCAGCAGCCCCAACAGGCCACAGCTCCGGCCCACTATATCATCGGCGGGGACGATCTCgcggtgcagcagcagcaacaacagcagcagcaccagcagcagcaagtcgTGATgcaccatcagcagcaccaaGTGCAGCAAGTGCATTACCAACAGCAGGAtgcacaacagcaacagcaacagatccatttggagcagcaacagccgcagcaatatgtgcaacatcagcagcaacagcccgCCATTCAGCACACCCAGCAGATATATTACACCTCCGAGCAGGTCCTACAGCCCAATACTATTGTGCAGCATGCATCCATGCAGcaattgcaacagcaacagaagaaacagcaacagcaggtcctccagcaacagcagcagcagtaccacGCACCCACCTACCAACAGCAAACGGCACAATTGGTACAGACGagtccccagcagcagcaacaactgctgcagagtccccagcagcagcagcatcagcagactCAACAGCAGGCCCAGACCTTGCATCTACAGACATCGCCcgctcagcagcagcaacaacagcagccgcaggtCGTCTACCGCATGACcaccacacagcagcagcaacggccgCTTACG AACAATATGCATGTGAttgtccagcagcagccggtgCTTATCCAGGCGCAACAGCACCAGGAGCTCATCATGCGCCAGGCCACGGCCATTCATCCGTACAACAATCGCGTGGTTTATGCCACATctccacaacagcagcatgtcctccagcagcacgtgcaacagcagcagcagcaacaacagcagcagcagcagcaacaaatgcaGCTGCAGGCCACAGCACAGACGGCACACCTCGTCCAGACGCGTGTGGTGCCACAGCAGACACAAAACGTGGTCTACCAGCAGTTGCAAGTGCAGAAGGtgccccagcagcaacagacgcaacagcagcagcaggtggtgCACACACAGCAGCCACAACTGGTGGCCACAGCTCCCGGAGGAGGAACCCTCGTGCGAGCCGCATTTCGCGGCAAGTCCGCAAGGGGAGGAACTGTTGTCGCGCGAACAATGATTGCCACAAGCGGAGGGGTACGACCCACGCTCAGTCCCACAATTGTGCGTCACGTGCGTCCCAGAGGAGCCGCAGGCACAGTCCAAGGCGGGATTGTAAGGAATATGCGTCCGGCGGGAGTTCGTCCAACGCGAGCCCAGCTAGTGGTGCAAACTAGCTCCCCGGAGGGCAGCCAGACAATGCAGATCGTGACCCAGACACAGATGACGAAGCATATAACCATTAGCGCGAATCTCGGCCAGCCGACGATCCCAGGGCAGCAGGTCTCGCAGCGGCCATTGTATccgcagcagcatccacagcagcatcagcagcagcaccaacagatGCTGATGATGCGACAGTCGTCGGTGCGATATCGGGCGCCCGTCTCCCTCACCTCGGCTGTGTCGGCGCCCGTCCCCACCGCTGTGACAGCCACACCGGCTGCAGCAACCACAACCAGCATGGGGATAGATATGGAGGAGCGTATCCAAGCGGCTGTCTtgaagaaggagcagcagaagccgcCCCCTAATCAGATGCCCATACAGCTGGCGCAGGGCACTAGCCTGACGACCTACTATCCAGGCAACACCGCTCCACAGGCCACCACggaagaggagcagcagcagcagcagcagcagcaacagcaacagttgcaacaacagcagcagcagcagcatcaacaacaacaacagcaacagcatttgcaacagcaacaaatgcaacagcagcagcagcaggtccaGGCGGTGCGCACTGCGAGTGGAGCCAGCATGTCGCTGGCGGAGTTCAAGAAGCGCCAGACGATGACAGTATCGCCGGCACCCACATCCGTGCCGACTAGTGGAGGCCTGACGCCCTTGAGACCCGTGACACCGGGAACTATGGTGCGTGCCGCACCGAAACTGTTGGCCACACAGCCGCCCACTGGAGGAGTTGTGCCGATAGGGACACGCATTATGCAGCCGCAAAGAGCCATAGCGCCCCCTCTACAGGCGGCGTCAGCAGCCGCACCGGCACCCCCaccgccggcagcagcagcaatagcacCACCCTCTGCCTCCGTGGTGGACCCCGGCGATTCGCAATCATCCTCGCAGTCGGGATCATCCGTGCAGCAGACGTCGCACAACAACTACGAGATTCACTCGCAGCATGTGCTCAACAATCGAGCGGGTCAGGCGATACCCGAGAGGGATCGGAACAGTGCCAAGATGCTGGTGATACTCGCATCGGGAGAACAGCGACTGATCACCTTCACCCTGCCCCGGGAGTCGTGCACTGTGCAGGATCTGCTGGAGCAGGTCTCTGTGCCGTTTGACAACACTACAACAATCCAGTGTGTCGAGCATCGAGGTGCCAATGTGGATTTTGTAGTTACTGTTGGCTTTTCTGTCAACGAATCTGCCAGTGAACTGATATCCAGAGCAGAGGAAAGTCTACAAATGAATCGACAGCAGGAAAGTGCTGCCGCCAGTGGGGCACAATCGCAGCCTGCGCCCACATCTACGACACCGTCGCCGGCGTACACGCAGGCCAATGCAGCGGCGGAGCAGGCCAAGAGAGAGGCGGCCAGTGCAGCGGCACCGAACGGTGGAACAACCAACGGCACAGCCGCGGGAGCAGGTGTCGCGTCGGTGGCCAATGAAGGACGAAAGCTGATCGACGGCTACTATGCGGTGTGCAAACAGTGCGGCTTCACGGGCATGGACCATGCCAAATGCGAGCGCTGCAAGCGCGTCTTCCTGGAGCCCCCCAAGCGCCAGTCATACCTCACCAAGTCGAATGCCACATCCTCGCCGGCATCATCCACCTCCATCGAgccagccacgcccacggaGAAGCGCGAGCTGGCAGCAGCCGCACGTTACGGCAAACAGCTGAGTGGTGTGACCTTTCCATCGGGAGCCAGAGGCCGCGGTGGCCTGGCTGCTATGCGGGGACGAGCCCGTGGAGGCAGGCGAGCGCCAGAGGCGGATCCTGTGGTGCTGCTGAGCAGCGAGGATGAGGCGGACGGCGATGATACCACAGTCGATGGCGGTGCTAGT CCATCCCAACACTCGAGCAACTACAACAATTTATTGAATGGAAAAGCCCCTCTGGCCGCCGTGGCCTTTGCCTGCGAGACCATGCTGCCCGAGGTAGACGAAGAACCGCTGTACAGAG ATTTTGTGCGCGGCGATGTCATGGACTTGTCGGATGTACCAAAAAGTGAACAATTCTCAACAGCGATCACCTGCAGCTGTGTGCGTCTGATCCCCTATCGTTTCGAAACAATTGAGCCG GTCACCTTCACCTCGAAGGGCATTCGAATAAATGGCATATTGAAGGACATGGACGAGAAGTTCACCCTAAACATTTACAAGCATGAGGTGATCAAAGTCATTGCACATTTCGGTAGCTCTGACCAGCCCCAGACCCTGCTAACGCTCTATTTGCTCAAGACATGCGCACTGTACGTGAAAACGCAGCTCTGTCTGCCCGATGATCAACCAAGCGAAC AGACTGGCTTCAAATCGCAAACCTCTTTCCACACACGACGGCTCGTTTTGCTGTTCGATAGCATACCCGCCGCCACGCGAGAGACCATCAAGACGATGTTCAGCTGCGTGGACGAGATCTCAGCCATAGATGCGGCTGATATATTCGATCGCATTGCCGACTCCGATCGCAAGGCAACAAGAACACAGCCGTCGGTGCGGCAGCTGCGTGCCGATGAGCAGATGAATCTTCTCATGTATCCGCCCAAAGGAACGGGCAGTCTTTCCGTCAGCATGGAGGACTTTGTGTGCCTGAGGAAAGAGTCCTACGTAAACGACATAATTATTGACTTTTACCTGTTGTGGCTCCGAAACACACTGATACCGGAGGCAACACGCGAACGTACGCACATATTTAGTACGTTCTTTTATAAGCGACTGACGACGCTGACACGTCCCACCGACATGCGGCAGACAGCGGCCCAGAAGCGGCATGCCAGGGTCCAAAAGTGGACCAAAGTGGTGGACATATTCGACAAGGACTTTATAATTGTGCCGATCAACGAGCAGTCGCATTGGTTCCTCGCCATCATCTGTTTCCCGAACCTCAAGGGACCCGTCACCTACGACACCAATCAGCCCGTGGAGCCGCAGCACCTGAAGCGTGCGCGCGGCAAGAAGGTTTCTATGCAGATAGGCAACACCACCATCACACCGCTGACGAAGAGGGGCGAGGGTGGAGCCCTGCCAGCGGCACTCAACTCGGAAATTTGCCGCCTAGGCGACGACGGGGAGAGTGAGCGAGACGAGGCCGAAGGCGATGACAGCGACATGGCCTCCGAGGACAGTTACAACTCGAATTCTGCAAAGGAACCAACTGCCACCGGAAAGGAACAAGCGgcagccacacccacatccacatccacacccacGCCACAGGTTAGCAGCGGCCCAGCAAGGAGCAGCGGTGCGGAAGAGGTGCCGGCGGTAAAGCAGCCCCTGATCCTCATCTTTGACTCGTTGGCCGGGGCATCGCGCAGTCGCGTGGTGGCCACGCTGCGGGATTACCTCACCTGCGAATACAGAGTAAAGAAGCCGGATGCGCAGGCGCACGTCTTCAACAAGGATAACATGCCCGGACACTGCGTCAAAGTGCCGCAGCAGAACAACTTCACCGACTGCGGCCTCTACCTGCTGCAGTACGTGGAGCAGTTCTTTGCTGAACCCATCAGAGACTACAGACTGCCCATCAAGCAGCTGACGAACTGGTTCGACTTCATCACCGTCACCAAGAAGCGCGAGGACATTTCCAATCTCATCCAGAAGCTGATGGACGAGACCAACACCCAGCAGCGCCTGATCCTGCCGGTCATAGAGTTTCCCACCCTCAATGGGCAGCTGGTGGAGTATCCCGAGGAGGCTGAGAGTGCAGAGtttgaggaggaggagggtcACGAGGACGATGAGCTCAATAGCGAAAGT TATGAGGAAAACAATGCTGTCGCTGAAATGGAAGTGGATCCCGTGGGCGATGATCTGCCTGTGGCCAAAACCCCAACAGCAGTGGTCGTTAGCACCACCGCAACGACCGTGAACAGTGGAGCGGCGACGGTGACTTCGAAGACCAAGCGGTTCGTGCTGAAGCGTTCGCTGCAGAACGGCCTGGGGACCACTATGACGAGCAATGGGTCTGTAATGCTGCCACAGCTGGTGAGCACAACGACGGCGAGCGGCGCGCTTGGCGGGGCAGGGACACATCTGGGGCAACGTGCCAATAGCGGCAGCCTCAAGATACGCAAGATCGAGCCTTAG